The DNA sequence CAATCGGCAATAGTGTCGCCAGTATATAGTAGATAAAGATGGCACCAAGAATCAGGCCCATGCTCATCCACCCGTTCATCAAATTGTGAAGAAGCCCTGCCGGGGAAGTAACAAATACAGTTCCCACAAGAAGCAGCAGCAGAATGGCAAATGCATTCACAACATGCTTCATAAAGCTGCCGAGAAATTTTCCGGCCAGTTCCGGCAAGTGTGCACCCCTGTTGCGGATGGAAATCATACCTGTCAGATAATCATGGACAGCACCGGCGAAAATGCAGCCGAGCACAATCCACAGGAAAGCAACTGGTCCATATAATGCACCCATGATAGGTCCAAAGATCGGACCAACACCTGCTATATTCAGCAGCTGGATGAGAGAGTTTTTTTTCGTATTCATCGGCAGATAATCAACGCCGTCTTTGTGCGTATAAGCTGGAGTCTGCCTCTCCTTTTTAACGCCGAATACTTTTTCTACAAATTTTCCATAAGTGAAATACCCTGCTATAAGTAAAATGATGCCTGCTATAAAAGAATACAATTGAAATGCCTCCTTTTGTAATCGCTTACAGAAAGTATAAGGCACCTGGAGGAAAATGTGGCGGAATTGTGGCCAACATGTCAATAATCTGTCTTAAGATGCTGAAATAGAGAGGTGAAATGCAGGCACAATACTCCTGCCTGCATCACTAAATTTCCAGCCTGCTCCTTAATCCTTTGGCATAATTCCGGCTGACAGATAATATTTCTTCAGACCCCTCCACTTCAAGCTGGTAAGCGCCGTTAAACCATGGAGTCAACCTTGATACATAGGGCAGATGGACGATTGTGCTTTTATGTATGCGGAAAAAAGGAAATTGCTGCAGCCTGCTTTCAAGCTCCTTTAATGGAGTTTTAACAGAATAGCTTCCGTTTTTCGCAACAATCCTTGAAACTTTATCATCACGAGAAATATATAGGATGGACAATGGGTCTAATATAAGAGATATTGCCATCTTCCTCCACTGCCAGTTTCCCCGGGTTCACGGCTGCGGCTGTGCTGTCGCCTTCTTCTGCAAAAATCTTTCTGAGTCTTGATACAGTTTCTTTAACCAGCTCTTCGTCAAAGGGCTTCAGCAGATAATCAACCGCTTCATAGCGGAAAGCTTCTGCCGCAAACTGCGGGTAAGCTGTCGCAAAGATTATTTTTGGCACTTTTTTTAAATCATTCAGCGATCGGGCGGCTTCCATGCCATTCATTTTTGGCATTTCAATATCCAAAAATACAGCATCCGGCTGCAGCTGCAGACACTGGATGACTGCCTGTTCACCAGATTCTGCTTCCCCTATTACCTGAAGGTCTCCATATTCGTTCAGCAGGTGAACAAGCTCCTGCCTGCTGTATGGCTCATCGTCCGCAATCAGTATGCTGATTTTTCTTTCCATGCTATTCTTCTCCTTTGTCCGGCAGCACGAATGAGACTGTCGTCCCTTCATTCAGCCTGCTGTCAAAATTAAGTCCGGCTCTTTCCCCAAAGAGCATCGCCAGCCTCCTGTTTACATTATAAATTCCAAGTCCAGTCCCAGTCAGGGAAGGTACGATGCCCCTTGCCAGCTGGTGAAGGCGTTCTGTTTCGATACCTGCCCCATTGTCAGAAACGGAAACTTTTGTCCCTTCTTTTTTAACAGCAGCAGAAATAATGATCCTGCAGTCAGCTTCCTTATCCTTGATGCCATGCTTTACTGCATTCTCTACAAGCGGCTGGAGTGTCAGCGGCGGAATTTGAGCAGAAAGTGCTTCCTCTTCTATCCGGAATTCAGTTTTAAGCCTGTCAGAAAATCTTGCTTCCTCTATTTCCAAGTAGGCTTGTACATGCTTTAATTCTTCCTTCAATGTTGTACGTTCCAAAGTTGTACCCGTAAGATTCTGCCTCAGGAAATGGGAAAGCGACAAGAGCAGCTTGCGGGCTTTCTTTGGATCAATGCGAATCAGGGAAACGATTACATTCAAAGTATTAAACAAAAAGTGCGGGCTGATTTGTGCCTGCAGTGCCTTGATTTCTGCATCCTTCGCAAGCTGGTATGCTTTCTCTCCCCTTGCAGCATCTAGCTGATTGCTAAGGAGCATGCTCAGACCGGAAATTAATTCAATGACTACATTGGTAATTTCTTTTTCTGACTTAAAATAGAATTTCAAGGTGCCGATGGTCTGTCCCCTTTCCTTCAGCGGAGCAATGGCGGCAGCACCAAGCGGACATGACGGACTGCTGCAGCTGATATCATTCCTGCCGGCAATGATCAAGGCTCCTTGGCCAAGCACCTTTCTGGTTATATCTGTTTGAATCAGATGTCCTGATTTGTGATGGTCATCAGCCACGCCAATATGAGACAGGATGCGTTCATCATCTGTAATCGACACGGCGCTTGCATTGACTTCGTGGTAAAGGATGCGGCATACCTCTTCTGCCGCATCTCTGGTCATCCCTTTTCGCAGATGCTTCAAAGTCTGGCGTGCCAGCCGCAGGGATCTCTGCGCCTGGATGGCTGCAGCTTTTTCCTCTTCATTGACCACGCTTTTGATGATCAGCAGGAAAATGGCACAGCCGACTCCATTGGCGAGAATCATGGGCAGACCGATGGTTTCGACCAAAGCTGAAGCTTTACTATAAGGACTTGAGAGAAGAAGGATGATAAGCATCTGCACACTTTCGGCCAGGGCTCCGATAAAAAACGCTGTCGACAGCTTCACATGCCTGTTTCTCTTATGCAGGATGCTTGCAATGATCCCAGCAAAGATTGAAGCCAAGCCGCAGGAAAAAGCTGTAAAGCCGCCCAATGTAAAACGGTGGACTCCTGCCACCAATCCGGCGCCAATCCCTACCCTGTATCCTCCGAATAGTCCGGCAAGAACCACGCCGATCACCCTGGAGTTTGCAATGGCTTCATCTGAAGATAGCTCTGACGCCCAGCGGCTGAACTGCAGGGTATCCGTGTCAAAACTGACACCGGTATAGGTGCCGAATATACCGAAGAATCCAAAAAAAAGAACAGCGACCCACCGCTGTTTTGCCGTCAATGATTCCTGGTATATCATTTCGCGGAAAAAACGGAATCTGGTCAAAACGAAGGCTATGGTAACAATCAGGCCAAGCCTCTCGAGCATTGTCAGCAGCAGCTCGAACATACGGACACCTTCTTCCTACCAGTTAATTGCCCCTATTTTACTATAATTTCTTAAGCTTTACTATTATCCAGGAAAAGAGAACATAAATAAGCACCTGCCGGAAAGGCAGGTGCTTCACTGTTCAGGCTAATATTAAAAGCGCAACCATGACAACAGATGGGAGGCCGTAGTAAAGAGCATTTTTGAATAAGATCTCATTAGTATCCTGGTTCTCCCACCCTTTGTATTCTGGACGCCTGCGGGTATACCACTCGCCATATGTCTGCATGATTATCACCCTTTCTTTTATCTGTTCTATACCCGTGCAGGAAGAAAAGTACACATTTGGATTACAAGAAACGGATTAGATAATTTTCAAGCCCTGCTGGAAAAAGTACTTCCCTCTCATCAATAAAAGAAATAACCGGTATCCATTTTGCTTCCGACTTTCTCCCATTTTCGTTCACTGGAATGGACTCTTTTTCGTATAGTGACTCATTCACAAGCTCGGCCTCATAAAGCTGTGTCAATTCATGTCTCGTGATTCCATTAATAGAGTAAATGTTTTCTAAGCAGGCAATATAATTCACTATATTGATCTCTGCTCCTATCTCTTCCATGAACTCTCTTTTCAAAGCATCTATCGAGGTTTCCCCAAGTTCTATTGTTCCTCCGAGCGGGCGGTAAAAGACTCCCTCACCCTTTGAATGCTTCCCGCTGAGCTTTTCCGCCAGGATGCGGCCGTCCTTATAAATAATGCCCAATGTATTTGCTCTTGGCCTGTCCACCATCATTCGAACTCCTTTAGTAAACTAAATATAATTTCAGTTGACATATAGTCGTTTTCCATCTTATTCTTATTTTAGTATAAAACAATTCTGGGAGGCATAATTCATGAAAAAGAAATTGACGCCGCTACATCTTTCATTGGCCGGTATGTTTACTGCCCTGATGGCAATTGGAGCAAATATCACATCATTCGTCCCATTCATGGTAATCGGAGGGGTCCCTATTACCCTGCAAACATTCATCGCGATCCTCTCTGGCGCCATCCTTGGCAGCAGGCTGTCAGCCATCGCCATGACTGTATATGCCTTGGTTGGCATCGCTGGTGTCCCTGTGTTTGCAAAATTCGGCTCCGGCTTTGCGACTGTCATCAGCCCGACATTCGGCTTCATCCTTACATATATTCTTGCAGCTTATGCAACAGGGAAGATAATTGAAAAGAATTCAAGCAAAGCATCTTATATCACAGCTGCGCTTACGGGACTGGCCGTCAATTATATATTAGGGACAAACTATATGTATCTAGCCTATAAACTATGGTTTGCAGCACCGGAAGGCTTCACTTATGCGATGGCATGGATCTGGATGCTGGTTCCGCTGCCTAAGGATATCATACTTTCCGTACTGGCCGGCCTTCTTGCACTAAGACTGAATCGGAATGCGCTTTCTGGCAGCCGTTTGAATAAACTGAAACAGTCAGCATGATGCCATAAAGATTCTGTCATGATGGGCAGAATCTTTTTACTTTCAGCAGGTGCTGGAATTGTTTGTCCTTCCCGGCAGTCCGGCTGCATATACTATAGCAAACTGCTTTTGGGAGGTACTTATGTTTCAGCTTTTGGAAAAAACCATAATCATGATGGCTTCACTGAGGATTTTTTCGGGAAGCCTTGAAATTTTGGCTGCATTTCTGATCATCAAATACAATGATATTGAAAAAGCACTCGTATTGAACAGCTCTCTCGCCCTCGTTGGCCCGCTAATCCTGATTGCAACAACCACTATAGGGCTCATTGGCCTTGCCGATAAGGTTTCATTTACCAAGATGCTCTGGGTATTTGCCGGTGTCGGCTGCATATTGTATGGAGTGAAGAGCTGAGCGCAGCTTATATATGGATTGTAGGCTTATTAAAAGCTTAATTAATTATCATTTTTCCAATCCCTTAGCTTTCAGCTGGAGTGGTGCAGTTGATTTCCGTGCACTTCGCTTTCTGCGGGGAGGCGCTGTTTTACCGAAGGACTCTGCGTGCCTTTCACTCCAATCAGCAGGGGTTTAATAATTTTTTGGGTTTTTGAAGAGGCCCTATAGGATCTGCAAAGACTAAAAGCTATTTTATTTTAAGCAACGGCTTCACCTCTGGAGAAAAAGTATATTCAATTAATGTTATCCAACATGGAAAAGGACCTGCCCGCTCATTACCGCGGCCGGTCCTTTTGTTATTTTTCAGCAGCTGCAAGTGCAGCATTGATATCAATCAGGCCATTGCCGAAGTAAGCATCCCTGCCTTCTTCCCCAATATCCCTCGCTGTACCTTTTATAATATTCATGACCTCTCTATTGGACAGATCAGGATTGACTGAAAGAATGAGCCCTGCAAGTCCTGCGACATGCGGGCTTGCCATGGATGTGCCTGAAAGGGCTGCATACTGATTTTTAAAATAGGTGCTTGGAATATACACACCTGGTGCAGTCACATCAATATAATAACCATAATTAGAAAAATCAGCTTTTTCACCCGTATAGCTTACAGCCGACACACTGAGCACTTCCGGAAAGGCAGCCGGAAATGATGGCTGTTCAGAGTTGTCATTCCCTGCAGCTGAAATGAGGACTGCTCCTTTGTCATAAGCATACCGGATCGCTTCCTCCAGGAAAGCAGACGGCTGGTAGTTGCCAAGGCTCAGATTGATCACATCTGCTCCGTGATCCGCTGCCCAGATAATGCCCTTGGCGATATCGAATGTATAACCGTAGCCCTTGCTGCCCATTGCCTTAACCGGCATGATCCGATTATTCCAGGTTATGCCTGCAATACCTTCCCCATTGTTTGTTTCAGAAGCTATAATGCCTGCAACGTGAGTTCCATGGCCATTGTCGTCGTCAAAATCGCTGCTGTTCTGCATAACATTATAGCCCTTCATCAATCTTCTCCTGAGATCAGGATGATCTATATCCACCCCTGTATCGACAACGGCAATAATGATATCTTCGTCACCCTTTGAGATATCCCAGGCTTTCTCAATATCGATGGCAGGCAGGTTCCATTGGTACTTTTCTCTATAAAGCAGGTCATTTGGAAGCTGAGTTTCATTTTGCATCAGGATGAAGTTAGGCTCTGCATAGGCGACATCAGTCCGTTCCCTGAAAAACTGCAGAAGGTCTGCGGTTGTCATACTGTCAGACTGAAAAACAAATATGGAATCCATGTGCCGGAAGAATTCTGCATCAAGTCCGGCTGCCAGACTGTCAAGCTCATCATCATCAGGAGGAGAGGAAAATTTAACAGTAGCTTCATGCTCTATATAGTGGCTTTTATCCTTCAGGTTATGATGGATGATCTTCACATCGTCATCCCCGTTCAGGATTGTTTTAATTCTTTCGCCCTGTTCTATTGCATTGATTCTCAGCAGGCGGCTTGAGCTTTGTTCTAAAGATTGTGTATGACCGGAGAGCTCCCCTTCATCTTTCCTTTCATGGTTGTTGCCCGGCAGCTGGAATAACATCATAACAGCCGCAAACAACGCTGCAGCACTGATGAGGGCTGTGATTATTCTTTTCATTAAAGTGCACCTCGGGTTGTCAGTTTTCTCTTAGCGTGCTCATGAATGCTGCTAATCATGATGGTAAACATTCACATCGGACACAGCCTTAAGTTTGAATACAGGGAGTATACAAAAGCACCTTTTATAAAAAGCTAACAAAAAATCAACATCAAAGGAGACTGGAATGATCATTCGTATCTGGCTGATTTACTTATGGGATTTCCTTGATCCTGTCTATTATTGCTGTACAAGGTTGTTTCATTTAAAGCTGGAGGAAAAGTACAGCGTATTCCGGGTCAGAAAGACGAAATATCGAGGTCCCGATATCATCCTCTCAGACGGCTCCTCCCTCAAAAAAAATGATATTGTCATCAAAATCCATCTTCATAATTCGAGGCTTCTCAAGCAGCTTGTCCACATTAAAAGCCCGGTATCCAGAGGCAGAGCTTTAATCAGAATTGTCGGCGAATCCATGCCCTGTCTGGCTCTGCATCTTGAAAAGCATCCTGACAACGACTTAATCAAGGGTGTCATAGGCATCACCATGATTAACAAAGGCTACCAGATTCTTGGCTTTGAACGTCATCCTTTGACACACAGGGGGTATATTCTCCTTAAGCAGCTGATGCAGGCACCGATTTATTTTTTGTCCCAGCCTAAAGCTAAATGGAAGGACTTAAAGGATGCAGCTCCTGCGTATCTCGTCATGACAAAGCAGCAGCTGGCAGCAAAATATCGTCAGTCCCTTTTACAGCAATAATAGCTGACTATTTTAGATCCTGCATTTACAGCTTTCTGCTGCATAGAAAAGGCACACTTCTTTTGGAAGTGTGCCTCATTATTATCTAATCCCTTTTCCATGTGGTGATGTTGTCAGTTTCAAGGATACCCATCCTGACATCCCCGACATCCGGATCTTTGAAGAGCTTATCCCGGACCCTGTAGATGATATCATCTGCTATGGCCAGGGAAAGGCCGGCTTTCAGCTCAATATAGCTTTCAATATGATACTTCCTTCCTTCCTGGAGGATGCGCATATCTTTAATATCAACCACGTCCGGATCTGATAGGATGGTATCTGCCACCCGGTCTTCAATTTCCTTTGGTGCCGCAACACCAATCAGTCCAAGAGTATTTTCATATCCAATTTTGATGGCAATTCCCACCAGCAGGAATCCAATCAGGATTGTCCCTACCCCATCCAGGAAATAGAAGCCTGTCAAATGGGCAAGGATGATTGAAATAAGTGCCAGCAGAGCCCCGAAGGTCGCGATGATATCTTCATAAAAGACAAGTCTTGTAGGCGGTGCAGCAAGGCGGACATTCTTAAATGAAGTCGTAAATACGCTGAATCCCTTTGCCCCGCTTTTTGTTTCATGGGCAATCTCTTTCATTGCCTTCACAAGGACTCCCCCATCTGTCAAGATGGCAAGAATCATGATAATGATGTTCAGCCACAAATCAGAAGACTCATGGGGATGGACAATAAGGTCCCATCCTTTATGAATGGTTTCGTATGCCATAATGGAAATCACAATAACGGCGATCAAAACGAATAAATTGACCACACGGCCAAATCCGCTTGGAAATCTTTTTGTTGCTTCTTTCTCGGATATGGCGCTTCCGAAGAAGACGAATCCCTGGTTCAATGCATCCGCAACCGAATGAAGGGTCGTAGCAAACATGGCACCGCTGCCGCTTATTGCTGCTGCGACTCCTTTGGCGATGGCTAAAGCCGTATTCCCTACAGCTGCAATCCCTGAAGACTTATTCCCTCTTTTTAAAAACGCAAGCAGTGACATCACCCTCTATCTTTGTAGTCTTTGTTTTAATATTTATTTACCATGATAGAGCGAAAACCAAACCTCTCAAATAAAAGGGTGGCAATCATTAATTGATGATGCCGTTACCCGAAATAAGGATGCGGACCTCCGGTTTTACATCCACCTTTGCATAATAATCACTCCCCTTTATGTTTTCCCATATATCCGGGTGAAAAGCGATTAATTCTCTTCCAACTCCCAGTAAGTCAGCTTTTTCCTCTTTAAGAATACTGAAAACCCCCTTTGCATCATCAGACATTTTTTGCGAAATTTCCCTGGCAAGCTCCTTGGCAATCTTTTTTTCGTGCAGATGATCGAGGGGATATTCCTCAATATTAATGTCAATCGACAGAACTGCCTTGAATACTGCCCTGCCGTAGCTATAGGTATAATGAAGGTCTCTTTTAACTTTGTTGACAGCAAAAGTGACCGTTTCGCCTTTTGACAGTTTATAAGCGAACCTGCATTCTTTGTTCATCTTGTCCATGAACAGCATCAAAAGACTGCTTTGCTCAGGGGTTATGACCTTTCCGGTAAATATCCTGTCATGAAACAGTGCGCTCCCGCTGACTTCAATCTTTTTATTCTCATCATTATTTTTAATAAAAGGAACCATAAAGTCTTTGCCCTCGTCGAAGAGGATGGTACAAATATTCTGCACTGTCAGCTCCTGGATTTCGGTGCTTTTTTCACTGTTAAGAAGCAATTCATACAAAAACTCCCCAAGCAAGGGTTCATTTTTATGATTCTCCGCCAGCAGAGCGCCTGCACTTCCGTCAGCTACTGCCACTTTAGCAATGATGGGCGTCCGCGGAATACGGTAGACGATATCAAGGACTGTATAGATATCCCTTTTAGCCAGCTCTTCTCCAAGGATCAGCACTTTGCTTTTGGAAGGGTCAAATTCCCCCGCAAGTGACCGGTTGATTGTAAGCCTTGTATCCCGTATATTCAAGCCCTCTCCCTTTGCAATTTCATTGGTGGCCTCCTGCTGGGGATTAGGAACCTTGGTTGTATTGCGGATGATTGAAGTAGTTTCGTATTTACCGTCCTCAGTCAGATCAAAGGCGGAAATATAAACAAGGCGGGAATTTTTCAATAGCCTTTCATCCCAGCAGCCGCCTAGAATCAGCACTATGATAAGCAGCCATGCCAGCTTAATGGTCCTCAAAGGCCCGCACCCCCTTTCTTTAAAAATGCTGCTGCGATATACAAGACTAAAGGAAGGGCAGAACTGAAAATAAGCCCGGCAAAGGACACCGCCCTGCCAATGCTGGTTATCTCCATTTCCCCTTGCGGAATAAAGGTTAGGATGAAAATGATGCCTGTAGCAGCAAGGACGGCTCTTCTGTGCTTGATTTTAAGCAGCTTGGAGAGGCCCATTCCTGCCAGGTATGTATAGCTGATAATCGTTGTTGCAGCTGCCGTCATCCAAACGGTTATAAAGACGAGATCAAGCCTTTCTATGATCTTGAAGGTGATGGCTTTAAGCATGTACAGGACAGGTTCCGGGATGAGTACGATCTCCTTCGGGCTGAACATGATAATGCTTGCCATAAACAGATATAAATAAAATACACTGATCACTATCTGGGCCAAAAAGGCTCCCTTTACTGCCCCCTTTTTTTCCGGCTCCCTGACGAATGCCAGGAAAAACAGTGCCGTTTCTACGCCGAGAAAACCATATACTGCTTCTTTTGCCCCCCTTAAAATCGGGAGAACTCCTTGTGAGGCAACAGGGAACATATATCGATAATCAATTTCAGGCTCCTTAAAAATGAATAGAGAAAGGATGAAAAGAAAGACAATGAATACCGAAGTGAATGAAAACAGAGAGACGATGCTGCTAAAGGAGCCGCTGCAGGCAGAAACGGCTATGAACATCAAAAGAAGAATAAGAAGCCAGCGAGGTGTATCAAGCAAAACCCACCGGCCGATGATATCGGCAAAGTTCAGATAAACCAGCAGAGCTGTAGATACAAAATAGCATATATAGCCGAGATTGATCAGAGCCCCGCCCCATTTTCCAAACACCTTCCCTGAGAAATCAAACAGTGTCTGATGGGGGAAGCGCCTGCAAAGCAGCCAATAGAAATAAATCAAGGAGAAAATAGCAGCGGCTGCCAGCAATAAAGATATCCAGCCGTCATTTTTTGCGGCCATATAAAGTGAATATGGCATGGACAGTATGCCTGCCCCTATTTGGGTCTGCAGCAGGAGGAAAAATAAATCTTGCTGGTCAATACGTGTCTTCACTTTCATTTCTTTTCCACCCCCTCGAGCTCCCCTGTTTAGTTAAAGAAGCTGCCATTGAATCCTTCGGCCTTTTCTTCATAAGCCATACAGGGACCCTTATGAATGTGTCTTTCAGCTCCTTCA is a window from the Bacillus infantis NRRL B-14911 genome containing:
- a CDS encoding sensor histidine kinase produces the protein MFELLLTMLERLGLIVTIAFVLTRFRFFREMIYQESLTAKQRWVAVLFFGFFGIFGTYTGVSFDTDTLQFSRWASELSSDEAIANSRVIGVVLAGLFGGYRVGIGAGLVAGVHRFTLGGFTAFSCGLASIFAGIIASILHKRNRHVKLSTAFFIGALAESVQMLIILLLSSPYSKASALVETIGLPMILANGVGCAIFLLIIKSVVNEEEKAAAIQAQRSLRLARQTLKHLRKGMTRDAAEEVCRILYHEVNASAVSITDDERILSHIGVADDHHKSGHLIQTDITRKVLGQGALIIAGRNDISCSSPSCPLGAAAIAPLKERGQTIGTLKFYFKSEKEITNVVIELISGLSMLLSNQLDAARGEKAYQLAKDAEIKALQAQISPHFLFNTLNVIVSLIRIDPKKARKLLLSLSHFLRQNLTGTTLERTTLKEELKHVQAYLEIEEARFSDRLKTEFRIEEEALSAQIPPLTLQPLVENAVKHGIKDKEADCRIIISAAVKKEGTKVSVSDNGAGIETERLHQLARGIVPSLTGTGLGIYNVNRRLAMLFGERAGLNFDSRLNEGTTVSFVLPDKGEE
- a CDS encoding NUDIX hydrolase; the protein is MMVDRPRANTLGIIYKDGRILAEKLSGKHSKGEGVFYRPLGGTIELGETSIDALKREFMEEIGAEINIVNYIACLENIYSINGITRHELTQLYEAELVNESLYEKESIPVNENGRKSEAKWIPVISFIDEREVLFPAGLENYLIRFL
- a CDS encoding biotin transporter BioY, with the protein product MKKKLTPLHLSLAGMFTALMAIGANITSFVPFMVIGGVPITLQTFIAILSGAILGSRLSAIAMTVYALVGIAGVPVFAKFGSGFATVISPTFGFILTYILAAYATGKIIEKNSSKASYITAALTGLAVNYILGTNYMYLAYKLWFAAPEGFTYAMAWIWMLVPLPKDIILSVLAGLLALRLNRNALSGSRLNKLKQSA
- a CDS encoding YqhV family protein gives rise to the protein MFQLLEKTIIMMASLRIFSGSLEILAAFLIIKYNDIEKALVLNSSLALVGPLILIATTTIGLIGLADKVSFTKMLWVFAGVGCILYGVKS
- a CDS encoding S8 family peptidase, encoding MKRIITALISAAALFAAVMMLFQLPGNNHERKDEGELSGHTQSLEQSSSRLLRINAIEQGERIKTILNGDDDVKIIHHNLKDKSHYIEHEATVKFSSPPDDDELDSLAAGLDAEFFRHMDSIFVFQSDSMTTADLLQFFRERTDVAYAEPNFILMQNETQLPNDLLYREKYQWNLPAIDIEKAWDISKGDEDIIIAVVDTGVDIDHPDLRRRLMKGYNVMQNSSDFDDDNGHGTHVAGIIASETNNGEGIAGITWNNRIMPVKAMGSKGYGYTFDIAKGIIWAADHGADVINLSLGNYQPSAFLEEAIRYAYDKGAVLISAAGNDNSEQPSFPAAFPEVLSVSAVSYTGEKADFSNYGYYIDVTAPGVYIPSTYFKNQYAALSGTSMASPHVAGLAGLILSVNPDLSNREVMNIIKGTARDIGEEGRDAYFGNGLIDINAALAAAEK
- a CDS encoding YkoP family protein, whose amino-acid sequence is MIIRIWLIYLWDFLDPVYYCCTRLFHLKLEEKYSVFRVRKTKYRGPDIILSDGSSLKKNDIVIKIHLHNSRLLKQLVHIKSPVSRGRALIRIVGESMPCLALHLEKHPDNDLIKGVIGITMINKGYQILGFERHPLTHRGYILLKQLMQAPIYFLSQPKAKWKDLKDAAPAYLVMTKQQLAAKYRQSLLQQ
- a CDS encoding cation diffusion facilitator family transporter; this encodes MSLLAFLKRGNKSSGIAAVGNTALAIAKGVAAAISGSGAMFATTLHSVADALNQGFVFFGSAISEKEATKRFPSGFGRVVNLFVLIAVIVISIMAYETIHKGWDLIVHPHESSDLWLNIIIMILAILTDGGVLVKAMKEIAHETKSGAKGFSVFTTSFKNVRLAAPPTRLVFYEDIIATFGALLALISIILAHLTGFYFLDGVGTILIGFLLVGIAIKIGYENTLGLIGVAAPKEIEDRVADTILSDPDVVDIKDMRILQEGRKYHIESYIELKAGLSLAIADDIIYRVRDKLFKDPDVGDVRMGILETDNITTWKRD
- a CDS encoding Ger(x)C family spore germination protein; amino-acid sequence: MRTIKLAWLLIIVLILGGCWDERLLKNSRLVYISAFDLTEDGKYETTSIIRNTTKVPNPQQEATNEIAKGEGLNIRDTRLTINRSLAGEFDPSKSKVLILGEELAKRDIYTVLDIVYRIPRTPIIAKVAVADGSAGALLAENHKNEPLLGEFLYELLLNSEKSTEIQELTVQNICTILFDEGKDFMVPFIKNNDENKKIEVSGSALFHDRIFTGKVITPEQSSLLMLFMDKMNKECRFAYKLSKGETVTFAVNKVKRDLHYTYSYGRAVFKAVLSIDINIEEYPLDHLHEKKIAKELAREISQKMSDDAKGVFSILKEEKADLLGVGRELIAFHPDIWENIKGSDYYAKVDVKPEVRILISGNGIIN
- a CDS encoding GerAB/ArcD/ProY family transporter, which gives rise to MKVKTRIDQQDLFFLLLQTQIGAGILSMPYSLYMAAKNDGWISLLLAAAAIFSLIYFYWLLCRRFPHQTLFDFSGKVFGKWGGALINLGYICYFVSTALLVYLNFADIIGRWVLLDTPRWLLILLLMFIAVSACSGSFSSIVSLFSFTSVFIVFLFILSLFIFKEPEIDYRYMFPVASQGVLPILRGAKEAVYGFLGVETALFFLAFVREPEKKGAVKGAFLAQIVISVFYLYLFMASIIMFSPKEIVLIPEPVLYMLKAITFKIIERLDLVFITVWMTAAATTIISYTYLAGMGLSKLLKIKHRRAVLAATGIIFILTFIPQGEMEITSIGRAVSFAGLIFSSALPLVLYIAAAFLKKGGAGL